The Fortiea contorta PCC 7126 genome has a segment encoding these proteins:
- a CDS encoding DUF7219 family protein, with protein sequence MIQSNLSDKSQFLYPRSCYHGQVTPKNLVFNANLQEFSQKVSYITGLQTGGKLSPEEAYSQIRNLWKQLKHSKQNLKID encoded by the coding sequence ATGATTCAATCCAACCTCAGTGATAAAAGTCAGTTTCTCTATCCTCGTAGTTGCTATCACGGTCAAGTTACACCAAAGAATTTAGTGTTTAATGCTAACCTCCAAGAATTTTCTCAAAAAGTTAGTTATATCACTGGTTTACAAACAGGTGGAAAACTTTCACCTGAAGAAGCTTATAGTCAAATTCGCAACCTTTGGAAACAGTTAAAACACAGCAAACAAAACCTAAAAATTGATTAA